GCACCTCGTCGACGCTGCGGCCGAGCAGCTCGTCGCCGTCGAGCAGCACCGAGCCCGCGGTCGCGTGCTGCAGGCCGAGGATCGTCTCGGCGAGCTCCGACTGGCCGTTGCCCTGGACGCCGGCGATCGCGAGGATCTCCCCCGCGTGCACGTCGAACGAGATGCCGTCGACGACGCGCGTCCCCACCGGGCTGATGACCGTGAGGTCGCGCACCTGGAACGTCGCGGCGCCGGGCTGCGCGGGGGCCTTCTCGACGCCCAGGCTCACCGAGCGGCCGACCATCTGCGACGCGAGCGACGTCTCGGGGTCCTGCGGGCTCGCGGTGCCGACGACCTTGCCGCGGCGGATCACGGTGATCCGGTCGGCGACGGCGCGGACCTCGCGGAGCTTGTGCGTGATGAAGACGATCGACGTCCCGGCGTCCTTGAGCTGGCGCATGATCGCGATGAGCTCGTCCGTCTCCTGGGGCGTGAGCACCGCGGTCGGCTCGTCGAGGATCAGCACGCGCGCGTCGCGCGAGAGCGCCTTGATGATCTCGACGCGCTGCTGGACGCCGACGGGCAGGTCCTCGACGAGCGCGTCCGGGTCGACGTCGAACCCGAAGCGGTCGGAGATCTGCGTGACGCGGCGGCGCGCCTCTGCGAGGTCGAGGAGGCGCCCGGCCCCGCGCACGGGCTCGTGCCCGAGGACCACGTTCTCGGCGACGGTGAACACGGGGACGAGCATGAAGTGCTGGTGGACCATGCCGATCCCGGCGGCCATCGCCTCGCCGGGCCCGCCGAACGCGACGGGGCGGTCGTCGACCAGGATCTCGCCGTCGTCGGGCGTGTAGAGCCCGTAGAGCGTGTTCATCAGGGTCGACTTGCCGGCGCCGTTCTCGCCGAGCAGGGCGTGGATCTCGCCGGGCTCGACCACGAGGTCGATGTGGTCGTTGGCCACAAGCGCACCGAAGCGCTTGGTGATGCCCCGTAGCTCGAGCTTCACGTGGACACCGCTCCTTCGTCTGGTCCTGGGTGCACCCTAGCCACGGTGTGGCCCCCCGCAGCGGCGGCGGGCCGGTGCCGGCGGGCCCGGACCCCGTCGTCCGGTGCGGGCCGTCGCGGCGCGCAGGCCGATGGCCCGGGCAGGTGCGCTCCCCGGGCCATCGGTCCGTGCTGCGGTGCGTGCGTCGTGCTGTGGTGCTGCCGTGCTGCGTGCTCGTCGTCAGCTGGTCGCGCTGACCGACTCCACGACGAGGTCGCCCGCGATG
The Cellulomonas sp. NS3 DNA segment above includes these coding regions:
- a CDS encoding ABC transporter ATP-binding protein, with amino-acid sequence MKLELRGITKRFGALVANDHIDLVVEPGEIHALLGENGAGKSTLMNTLYGLYTPDDGEILVDDRPVAFGGPGEAMAAGIGMVHQHFMLVPVFTVAENVVLGHEPVRGAGRLLDLAEARRRVTQISDRFGFDVDPDALVEDLPVGVQQRVEIIKALSRDARVLILDEPTAVLTPQETDELIAIMRQLKDAGTSIVFITHKLREVRAVADRITVIRRGKVVGTASPQDPETSLASQMVGRSVSLGVEKAPAQPGAATFQVRDLTVISPVGTRVVDGISFDVHAGEILAIAGVQGNGQSELAETILGLQHATAGSVLLDGDELLGRSVDEVLRAGVGFVPEDRSTDGLISSFSIAENLILDLHAQPPFAKAGSLSPARVAENAATRTQEFDVRMTSAQDPISTLSGGNQQKVVLAREMSRPLCLFVASQPTRGLDVGSIEFVHKRIVAERDNGTAVIIVSTELDEVLALADRIAVMYRGRIVGVVPAGTPRDVLGLMMAGVPLQQAQVQAAEHHTALADADAAADQELS